A part of Aegilops tauschii subsp. strangulata cultivar AL8/78 chromosome 2, Aet v6.0, whole genome shotgun sequence genomic DNA contains:
- the LOC109766373 gene encoding putative nucleolar protein 5-3 isoform X3: MGMLVLFKRPAGLALFKVLNQGKLDKVEDLWKEFTTRARRESASYKKVKFICKLECTVLCHRPPQHIVVFLFPSNSPPLVGEITTNLELLLSC, encoded by the exons ATGGGGATGTTGGTGCTGTTCAAGAGGCCTGCTGGGCTCGCCCTTTTCAAGGTTCTGAACCAGGGCAAGCTCGACAAGGTCGAG GATCTATGGAAGGAGTTCACGACTCGGGCTCGACGAGAAAG TGCGTCCTATAAAAAAG TGAAATTCATTTGCAAGTTGGAGTGTACTGTTCTTTGCCACAGGCCTCCGCAACACATAGTCGTCTTCCTCTTCCCTTCCAATTCACCTCCTCTT GTTGGTGAAATTACAACAAATCTGGAGTTGTTGCTTTCATGCTGA